A portion of the Pseudomonas sp. PSE14 genome contains these proteins:
- a CDS encoding LysR substrate-binding domain-containing protein, with protein MDLRLLRYFMALAEELHFGRAAARLHICQPPLSQQIRLLEEELGTPLFERSHHRVELTAAGQMLKEQAPLVFEQLERALALTRQTGRGQVGELEIGMISSVMIGVLPRALHLFRERYPQVSWRLHEMTPAAQVKALKEKRIDACVFRVGYDDPQLRNELLLYEPIRVVMPADHPLARRDSLAPADLAQEPFVALELKQSRFADFLYQCCIKAGFTPQIRQQVIEVQTLLSLVRAGFGVALLPASIEPMAPAGLVFRRLTPALPEVPLYATYRADDDSPVIKLFLDTLRELVTEDESKLKGACPPVEAPA; from the coding sequence ATGGACCTGCGCTTGCTGCGGTATTTCATGGCCCTGGCCGAGGAGCTGCACTTCGGGCGCGCTGCCGCGCGTTTACACATCTGCCAGCCGCCGCTGAGCCAGCAGATTCGGCTGCTGGAAGAGGAACTGGGGACGCCGCTGTTCGAGCGCAGCCACCATCGGGTCGAGTTGACAGCGGCCGGGCAGATGCTCAAGGAGCAGGCGCCACTGGTGTTCGAACAACTTGAGCGTGCACTGGCCTTGACTCGCCAGACCGGTCGAGGCCAGGTGGGCGAGCTGGAAATCGGCATGATCAGCTCGGTGATGATCGGCGTGCTGCCACGGGCCCTGCACCTCTTCCGCGAGCGCTATCCGCAGGTGTCCTGGCGCCTGCATGAAATGACCCCCGCGGCACAGGTCAAGGCGTTGAAGGAAAAACGCATCGATGCCTGCGTGTTCCGGGTCGGTTACGACGATCCACAGTTGCGTAATGAATTGCTGCTCTACGAGCCGATCCGGGTGGTCATGCCGGCCGATCATCCCTTGGCCAGGCGCGACAGCCTGGCGCCGGCGGACCTGGCGCAGGAGCCCTTCGTGGCGCTGGAGCTCAAGCAGTCGCGCTTTGCCGACTTTCTCTATCAGTGCTGCATCAAGGCTGGGTTCACACCACAAATCCGCCAGCAGGTGATCGAGGTGCAAACCTTGCTCAGCCTGGTGCGGGCCGGTTTCGGCGTGGCGCTGTTGCCAGCGTCCATCGAGCCGATGGCGCCCGCTGGGCTGGTGTTTCGACGTCTGACCCCCGCGCTGCCGGAAGTGCCCCTGTATGCCACCTATCGTGCGGACGACGACTCGCCGGTGATCAAGCTGTTTCTTGATACGTTGCGGGAGTTGGTCACCGAGGATGAAAGCAAGCTCAAAGGGGCGTGCCCGCCGGTGGAAGCACCAGCATAA
- a CDS encoding molybdopterin cofactor-binding domain-containing protein, whose product MRLVDDMPVEPSRRRFLKQAATVASGLAIALYLPADAAAEPTTPATTGEFEPNAWVRVLPDGTVKLVVHKHDSGTGTQTALAACVAEELDVNPMTVQVITPENPFFEAYIHPIWKVYSTGGSTSVSLEYERLRMAGATARALLIAAAARQWGVTPDSCSTEDGRVLHAASQRSCGYGELAGLAAQLSAPAKVTLKDPKQFKYIGKLRHKRDAAAKVCGRFTYSIDVTLPQMLVAVVQRAPVIGAKVLKLDSSAALQVPGVRKVIAIPGRPDVLGGNQEGVAVLADNYWAARQGRELLQVQWSDSPLGGFDSDQLAAAQAAAIDDEAAQRVVALAAGDVAAQWPKAAKLLEADYRMPYKVQNPLEPVCITAQVSSDAITYWGGVQVPSSALEAAEKVCGIAKDRVTIHELVSGGSFGARESKYWLFEVAYLAKQAGVPVKLMNSREDEMRALFMHPATLHRARGALDADGRLTALQLNAVSPASPEQWEPGYFERPDHMDYSTTEAITAWDFAYRPANLDLAWVRHESGVPSGWYRSVSFIPNVFAVESFMDELAHGAGQDPLAFRLANMHERPRHVAVLKRAAERAGWGQPLPEGTALGIATNQGYTSFIAVVARLSRKDGAISVDKLTCVVDCGLAVSPAGVEEQIYGGLMWGLGHALFDRMDIRQGRVVQSNFHDYRVARMSDMPAVDILVLDGEPGKPGGVGELGSPAVAPAIANALFSLTGVRQRSTPLTLG is encoded by the coding sequence ATGAGACTTGTCGACGACATGCCTGTCGAACCGTCGCGCCGGCGTTTTCTCAAGCAGGCGGCCACCGTCGCTTCCGGTCTGGCGATTGCGCTCTATCTGCCCGCGGATGCGGCGGCGGAGCCCACGACGCCGGCCACGACCGGTGAATTCGAGCCCAATGCCTGGGTCCGGGTGCTGCCCGACGGTACGGTGAAACTGGTGGTGCACAAGCACGATTCCGGCACCGGCACCCAGACCGCCCTGGCCGCGTGCGTGGCGGAGGAACTGGACGTCAACCCGATGACCGTGCAGGTGATCACGCCGGAAAATCCGTTCTTCGAGGCCTACATCCATCCGATCTGGAAGGTTTACTCCACGGGGGGCAGCACCAGCGTTTCGCTGGAGTACGAGCGCTTGCGCATGGCTGGCGCGACCGCCCGCGCGCTGCTGATCGCCGCGGCGGCCAGGCAGTGGGGTGTCACTCCGGACAGTTGCTCGACCGAAGACGGACGGGTGCTGCATGCCGCCAGTCAGCGTAGCTGCGGTTACGGTGAACTGGCGGGGCTCGCCGCGCAATTGTCGGCACCGGCCAAGGTCACGCTGAAGGATCCGAAGCAGTTCAAGTACATCGGCAAGTTGCGGCACAAGCGGGATGCGGCGGCCAAGGTCTGCGGGCGATTCACCTACAGCATCGACGTGACGCTGCCGCAGATGCTGGTGGCGGTGGTCCAGCGCGCGCCGGTGATCGGGGCGAAAGTGCTGAAGCTGGATTCCAGCGCGGCGCTGCAGGTGCCAGGCGTGCGCAAGGTCATCGCGATTCCGGGCAGGCCCGATGTGCTGGGCGGCAACCAGGAAGGTGTCGCTGTCCTGGCCGACAACTACTGGGCTGCCCGTCAGGGGCGCGAGTTATTGCAGGTGCAATGGAGCGATTCGCCCCTGGGCGGGTTCGACAGCGATCAGTTGGCGGCCGCGCAGGCAGCGGCCATCGACGACGAGGCCGCACAACGGGTTGTCGCGCTGGCGGCGGGGGATGTCGCGGCGCAATGGCCGAAAGCCGCGAAGCTGCTCGAAGCCGACTATCGCATGCCGTACAAGGTGCAGAACCCACTGGAGCCGGTGTGCATCACCGCGCAAGTATCGAGCGACGCGATCACCTACTGGGGCGGGGTGCAGGTACCGTCGTCGGCGTTGGAGGCCGCGGAAAAGGTATGTGGGATCGCCAAGGACAGGGTCACCATCCATGAGCTGGTGTCCGGCGGCAGTTTCGGTGCGCGCGAGTCCAAGTACTGGCTGTTCGAGGTGGCGTATCTGGCGAAACAGGCCGGGGTGCCGGTCAAGCTGATGAACAGCCGCGAAGATGAAATGCGCGCGCTGTTCATGCACCCGGCCACCTTGCACCGGGCCAGGGGCGCTCTGGACGCTGACGGACGCCTGACCGCCTTGCAACTCAACGCGGTATCGCCGGCCTCGCCGGAGCAGTGGGAGCCGGGCTATTTCGAGCGTCCGGACCACATGGACTACAGCACCACCGAAGCCATTACTGCGTGGGATTTCGCCTATCGCCCGGCGAACCTGGACCTGGCCTGGGTCAGGCATGAAAGCGGAGTGCCCAGCGGCTGGTATCGCTCGGTGAGCTTCATCCCCAACGTGTTCGCCGTGGAAAGCTTCATGGACGAACTGGCCCATGGGGCCGGGCAGGATCCGCTGGCGTTTCGCCTGGCCAACATGCACGAACGGCCCCGGCATGTCGCGGTGCTCAAACGCGCCGCCGAGCGTGCCGGCTGGGGCCAGCCATTGCCGGAGGGAACGGCACTGGGAATTGCCACCAACCAGGGCTACACCAGCTTTATTGCAGTGGTCGCCAGGCTTTCCAGAAAGGACGGGGCAATCAGCGTCGACAAGCTCACCTGCGTGGTCGATTGCGGTCTGGCGGTGTCGCCGGCGGGTGTCGAAGAGCAGATCTACGGTGGCCTGATGTGGGGCCTCGGCCACGCGCTGTTCGATCGCATGGACATCAGGCAGGGGCGGGTGGTGCAGAGCAACTTCCACGACTACCGGGTGGCCCGCATGTCGGACATGCCGGCCGTGGACATCCTGGTGCTGGACGGCGAGCCGGGCAAGCCCGGCGGCGTCGGTGAGCTGGGCAGCCCGGCGGTGGCGCCGGCCATCGCCAATGCCCTGTTCAGCCTGACCGGCGTGCGCCAGCGCTCGACACCACTGACGCTGGGGTAA
- a CDS encoding (2Fe-2S)-binding protein has protein sequence MIELTVNGERHELAGTSPSMPLLWVLRDHLMLTGTKFGCGMGLCGACTVHLDGVAVRSCQLPVAAAAGHSITTIEGLSPTGQHPLQLAWVAEDVPQCGYCQSGQIMSAAALINTGAAVTDDSIRNAMSGNLCRCGTYGRINKAIKRAASAPKEA, from the coding sequence ATGATCGAACTGACGGTAAACGGCGAACGACACGAGCTGGCGGGGACATCGCCTTCCATGCCGCTGTTATGGGTATTGCGCGACCACTTGATGCTCACCGGCACCAAATTCGGTTGCGGCATGGGCCTGTGCGGCGCCTGTACCGTGCACCTGGACGGTGTCGCGGTGCGTTCCTGCCAACTGCCGGTCGCCGCCGCGGCGGGACACAGCATCACCACCATCGAGGGCCTGTCGCCGACTGGCCAGCATCCGTTGCAGCTGGCCTGGGTTGCCGAAGATGTCCCGCAATGCGGTTACTGTCAATCCGGCCAGATCATGTCTGCTGCGGCGTTGATCAACACGGGCGCGGCAGTCACCGATGACTCGATCCGCAACGCCATGTCCGGCAACCTGTGCCGCTGCGGTACCTACGGGCGGATCAACAAAGCCATCAAGCGTGCGGCGTCCGCGCCGAAGGAGGCGTGA
- a CDS encoding LysR substrate-binding domain-containing protein yields MYKRYPSVQSMSAFIQAARSGSFSSAARKLDLTHSAISQQIRTLEDFVGQPLFVREGGGSKLTDAGQLFASVLSDGLAQIDRALSSVKNRRVAQRLTLDVDSELAQSWLNPRLPELLDSLPDHEVVLLSKPRTDRGAFERVDLALRYGYGDWEDCEMTQICGDRVMAVASPALIERHGLQLPITPAQVLELPLLGYTRRSWIPWLDAAGMAPVEPGARVVFDNAANLIAAAEAGVGAGLVRGLLAADALRAGRLVKLNAAEIPAHYNLYAVWPPGQAERVAPVVEAIKQLASQTRR; encoded by the coding sequence ATGTACAAGCGATACCCGTCGGTGCAGTCCATGAGCGCGTTCATCCAGGCCGCGCGCAGCGGCAGCTTCTCGAGCGCGGCGCGCAAACTCGACCTGACCCACAGCGCGATCAGCCAGCAGATCCGGACCCTGGAAGACTTCGTTGGCCAGCCGCTGTTCGTGCGCGAAGGCGGCGGCAGCAAGCTGACCGACGCCGGGCAGTTGTTCGCCAGTGTCCTGTCCGACGGATTGGCGCAGATCGACCGGGCGCTGTCTTCGGTCAAGAACCGAAGGGTGGCGCAACGACTGACCCTCGATGTGGACAGCGAGCTGGCCCAGAGCTGGCTCAATCCACGGCTACCGGAATTGCTCGACTCGCTGCCTGACCATGAGGTGGTGCTGCTCTCGAAGCCGCGCACGGATCGCGGCGCCTTCGAGCGAGTGGACCTGGCATTGCGCTACGGCTATGGCGATTGGGAAGACTGCGAGATGACGCAGATCTGCGGTGATCGGGTCATGGCGGTGGCCTCCCCTGCGTTGATCGAGCGCCATGGACTGCAGTTGCCGATCACGCCGGCCCAGGTACTGGAGTTGCCGCTGCTGGGATACACGCGACGCTCGTGGATTCCATGGCTGGATGCGGCTGGGATGGCGCCGGTCGAACCGGGCGCACGGGTGGTGTTCGACAATGCGGCGAACCTGATCGCAGCAGCCGAGGCCGGGGTCGGCGCAGGATTGGTACGCGGCCTGCTGGCGGCGGACGCATTGCGCGCCGGGCGTCTGGTGAAACTGAACGCGGCCGAAATTCCAGCGCATTACAACCTGTATGCGGTATGGCCGCCGGGGCAAGCCGAGCGAGTGGCGCCGGTGGTCGAGGCGATCAAGCAGCTGGCTTCGCAAACACGGCGCTGA
- a CDS encoding amidohydrolase family protein, whose protein sequence is MIIDISCYPTDQVDLAWRHDGDPFTGERLLEMMDGPYMVNGKPRRIDKAFIQPPQGNTIYTWTDGELSGRESIDAYMAYTLKMVQTYPDRFIGCFVYNPRCGVENGVEAIERYVKEHGFKMVQMQANMHAYRPDRALDWVRPAFEKCAELGIPVKLHTGDGPYSIPSEWVPMIKEFPNVDFIMAHFGVQTGGVYVFEPMQWAMELPNVYCESGWCLQSRIVEFAKVLPTHKILFGTDTPPNEPGMWLRLLEVLCHEPPQGLNLDEDTLEDYLGNNTARMIGLEPTPPPRSVSEAEAQLKRPVTTQLARS, encoded by the coding sequence ATGATCATCGATATCAGCTGCTATCCAACCGATCAGGTTGACCTAGCCTGGCGGCATGACGGCGACCCGTTCACCGGCGAGCGTCTGCTGGAGATGATGGATGGCCCGTACATGGTCAACGGCAAGCCTCGCCGCATCGACAAAGCCTTCATCCAGCCGCCGCAAGGCAACACCATCTACACCTGGACCGACGGCGAACTCAGCGGTCGCGAATCCATCGACGCCTACATGGCCTACACCCTGAAGATGGTCCAGACCTACCCGGACCGCTTCATCGGCTGCTTCGTCTACAACCCGCGCTGCGGCGTGGAAAACGGCGTCGAAGCGATCGAGCGCTACGTCAAGGAACACGGCTTCAAGATGGTCCAGATGCAGGCCAACATGCACGCCTATCGTCCGGACCGTGCGCTGGACTGGGTGCGCCCGGCCTTCGAGAAATGCGCGGAACTGGGTATCCCGGTCAAGCTGCACACCGGCGATGGGCCTTACAGCATCCCATCGGAATGGGTTCCGATGATCAAGGAGTTCCCCAACGTCGATTTCATCATGGCTCACTTCGGTGTGCAGACCGGTGGGGTCTACGTGTTCGAGCCGATGCAATGGGCGATGGAGCTGCCCAACGTCTACTGCGAGTCGGGCTGGTGTCTGCAATCGCGGATCGTCGAGTTCGCCAAGGTCCTGCCGACGCACAAGATCCTCTTCGGCACCGACACGCCGCCGAACGAGCCGGGCATGTGGCTGCGCCTGCTGGAAGTGCTCTGCCATGAGCCGCCCCAAGGCCTGAACCTCGATGAGGACACCCTCGAAGACTACCTGGGCAACAACACCGCACGGATGATCGGGCTCGAACCGACCCCGCCGCCGCGTTCCGTTTCCGAAGCCGAGGCGCAACTCAAGCGCCCTGTCACCACTCAACTGGCCAGGAGCTGA
- a CDS encoding amidohydrolase family protein, translating into MIIDTHLHPTNLVDEAWRHTGEPFTGERMLKLMDGPYMINGKPRRIDMGFIQPPPGNTGYRDGNRRGREGVRDYMSYVAELCVKYPDRFIGNFTFNPRWGPENGAAELEFHVKEYGFKMLKLHANMHGYRPDRALDWLRPAMKVCAKYNIVVLIHTGDGPYTIPTMFYPIIREFPMVNFIIGHFGIQTGGNYSFEAFWMAMDTPNVYCESGWCFQSRIVEFAKDLPRNKIVFGTDSPPNEPGMWLRELEVLCSPAPQGLGIDEDHLEDYLGNNIARLCGIEPTPPPKDLIEADLRLSTTYL; encoded by the coding sequence ATGATCATCGATACCCATCTGCACCCCACCAACCTGGTCGACGAGGCCTGGCGCCACACCGGCGAACCCTTCACCGGCGAGCGCATGCTCAAGCTGATGGACGGCCCTTACATGATCAACGGCAAACCACGCCGCATCGACATGGGCTTCATCCAGCCGCCACCGGGCAACACCGGCTATCGCGACGGCAACCGCCGGGGCCGTGAAGGCGTGCGCGACTACATGTCCTATGTCGCCGAACTCTGCGTGAAGTACCCGGACCGCTTCATCGGCAACTTCACCTTCAACCCGCGCTGGGGCCCGGAAAACGGTGCGGCGGAGCTGGAATTCCACGTCAAGGAATACGGTTTCAAGATGCTCAAGCTGCACGCCAACATGCACGGCTACCGCCCGGACCGCGCACTCGACTGGCTGCGCCCGGCGATGAAGGTCTGCGCCAAGTACAACATCGTGGTGCTGATCCACACCGGCGACGGGCCCTACACCATCCCGACGATGTTCTACCCGATCATCCGCGAGTTCCCGATGGTCAACTTCATCATCGGCCACTTCGGTATCCAGACCGGCGGCAATTACTCGTTCGAGGCGTTCTGGATGGCGATGGACACGCCGAACGTCTACTGCGAGTCCGGCTGGTGCTTCCAGTCGCGCATCGTCGAGTTCGCCAAGGACCTGCCGCGCAACAAGATCGTGTTCGGCACCGACTCACCGCCGAACGAGCCCGGCATGTGGCTGCGAGAACTGGAAGTGCTGTGCTCGCCTGCTCCCCAGGGCCTGGGGATCGACGAGGACCACCTTGAGGACTACCTGGGCAACAACATCGCCCGGTTGTGCGGCATCGAGCCTACACCGCCACCCAAGGACCTGATCGAGGCGGACCTCCGTCTGAGCACGACCTACCTGTAA
- a CDS encoding UbiD family decarboxylase — translation MPLSTLGDTQDFHAFIDTYRRQYPDDVLTVQSPLSADQEVTALVDALAAQGRDPLLICENVGTLGVPVATNLFASRTRIARIFGVSPAQLHETFQNRANHPILPRYVETGPVLDEIFEGEALDLALLPMLKHFDSDRGPYITNAIIIAEDPVTGIANMSYHRSMRHARQTLATSLHSRGHLWRMLQSARERGEELHVAMVVGAHPLFMLAAAARLPFGSDERAVAGGLFGAPLELVKTPRYGIGVPAYAEFVLEGAIDPAGYAEEGPFGEFSGYSSDRSTNNVLRVDTLMRRKDAWLVDVVGGRYAEHLTLARLPREAEMSEKLKARFPAVTAVHYPNSGTHFHCYVALDQSRDGEARQIMLALLGWDPYLKTVIAVDGDIDITDDSQVLWALATHFQPHQDIFVVDGLPGSPLDPSSSVNGTTSRMGLDATRGSGFDGIKAQLDQKVVERAHDLLRSIQS, via the coding sequence ATGCCCCTCTCAACGCTCGGCGATACCCAGGACTTCCACGCCTTCATCGATACCTATCGCCGGCAGTATCCGGACGATGTACTCACCGTTCAGTCCCCCCTTTCCGCCGACCAGGAGGTCACCGCCCTGGTCGATGCCCTGGCCGCGCAAGGCCGCGACCCGCTGTTGATCTGCGAAAACGTCGGCACGCTCGGCGTGCCGGTGGCCACCAACCTGTTCGCGTCCAGGACCCGCATCGCACGAATCTTCGGCGTTAGCCCGGCGCAGCTGCACGAAACCTTTCAGAACCGCGCCAACCATCCGATCCTGCCGCGCTACGTCGAAACCGGTCCGGTACTCGACGAGATCTTCGAGGGCGAAGCGTTGGACCTGGCGCTGCTGCCGATGCTCAAGCATTTCGACAGTGACAGGGGGCCGTACATCACCAACGCGATCATCATCGCCGAAGACCCGGTCACCGGCATCGCCAACATGAGCTACCACCGCTCGATGCGCCACGCCCGGCAGACCCTCGCCACCAGCCTGCATTCCCGTGGCCACCTGTGGCGCATGCTGCAAAGCGCCCGTGAGCGCGGCGAAGAACTGCACGTGGCCATGGTGGTCGGCGCTCACCCGCTGTTCATGCTGGCCGCCGCCGCGCGGCTGCCGTTTGGCAGCGACGAGCGCGCAGTGGCAGGCGGACTGTTCGGCGCTCCGCTGGAACTGGTCAAGACCCCGCGCTATGGCATCGGCGTGCCGGCCTACGCCGAGTTCGTGCTGGAAGGCGCGATAGACCCGGCCGGGTATGCCGAAGAAGGTCCATTCGGCGAGTTCAGCGGCTACTCCTCGGACCGCTCGACCAACAACGTCCTGCGGGTCGACACCCTGATGCGCCGCAAGGACGCCTGGCTGGTGGACGTGGTCGGAGGTCGCTACGCCGAACACCTGACCCTGGCGAGGCTGCCGCGGGAAGCGGAGATGAGCGAGAAACTCAAGGCGCGCTTCCCCGCCGTCACTGCGGTGCACTACCCCAACTCCGGTACTCACTTTCATTGCTACGTGGCACTGGATCAAAGCCGCGATGGCGAAGCGCGGCAGATCATGCTCGCACTGCTGGGCTGGGACCCGTACCTGAAAACCGTGATCGCGGTGGACGGTGACATCGACATCACCGATGACAGCCAGGTGCTTTGGGCGCTGGCCACGCACTTCCAGCCCCACCAGGACATCTTCGTTGTCGACGGTTTGCCCGGCAGCCCGCTGGATCCCTCCTCCTCCGTCAACGGCACCACGTCGCGGATGGGCCTGGATGCCACCCGTGGTTCGGGATTCGACGGAATCAAGGCGCAACTGGACCAGAAGGTGGTCGAGCGCGCGCATGATCTGCTCAGGAGCATCCAGTCATGA
- a CDS encoding UbiX family flavin prenyltransferase, with protein MNRQRMVVGISGASGFIYGVRLLELLAELDIESHLIISRAALLTMAHETDYKLADVTALASHYHRADDVAAGIASGSFRCLGMVVAPCSMRTLAEIATGTSTGLIGRAADVTLKERRTLVLMARETPLTLAHLRNMTAVTEMGGIIAPPVPAFYARPQTLSQMVDHSLGRVLDLFGLDAGTTLRWGEPGPASTGHFSPSKELA; from the coding sequence ATGAACCGCCAGCGGATGGTGGTCGGCATCAGCGGTGCGTCGGGCTTCATCTACGGCGTACGGCTGCTGGAGCTGCTGGCCGAGCTGGACATCGAAAGCCACTTGATCATCAGCCGTGCCGCGCTGCTGACCATGGCCCATGAAACCGACTACAAACTGGCGGACGTCACGGCACTGGCCAGCCATTACCACCGCGCCGACGACGTGGCCGCCGGCATCGCCAGCGGTTCGTTCCGCTGCCTGGGCATGGTGGTCGCGCCCTGCTCCATGCGTACCCTCGCGGAAATCGCCACCGGTACCTCCACGGGCCTGATCGGTCGCGCCGCCGACGTCACCCTCAAGGAACGCCGGACTCTCGTGCTGATGGCCCGTGAGACGCCGTTGACCCTGGCGCACCTGCGCAACATGACCGCCGTCACCGAGATGGGCGGAATCATCGCCCCGCCGGTCCCCGCCTTCTATGCCCGTCCGCAGACCCTTTCGCAAATGGTCGATCACAGCCTTGGCCGTGTCCTCGACCTGTTCGGCCTAGACGCCGGTACCACGCTGCGCTGGGGTGAACCCGGCCCAGCGTCCACTGGCCATTTCTCCCCATCGAAGGAGCTCGCATGA
- a CDS encoding GTP-binding protein — MNSPLQQPTPNRKIPVTILTGFLGAGKTTLLNYILKENHGRKIAVIENEFGEVGIDGDLVLSSETEEIYEMVNGCVCCTAEVREDLVRIVRELVARPVRLDHILIETSGLADPYPVAQSFFINDPISEEVELDAIVAMVDAKHITQHLEDLQLDGADNQAVDQIVCADRIVINKIDLVSDAEVASLSEKIRGLNATADLVTSSYAEIDLSKIFGVGAFEATQKLMEIGSNHDHHADEHHHGHDHDHDHDDLAHEHDPSVSSVGIAVDGAVNLGAFHRWISELRVQQADNLYRMKGVLAVEDQDQRYVLQGVHSLVEFRASTSWGTEPRSSKIVFIGRDLDRAALNQGFAACLAS; from the coding sequence ATGAACAGTCCACTCCAGCAACCGACCCCGAACCGCAAGATTCCGGTGACCATCCTCACCGGCTTCCTCGGCGCCGGCAAAACCACGCTGCTCAACTACATCCTCAAGGAAAACCACGGTCGCAAGATTGCCGTAATCGAAAACGAGTTCGGCGAAGTCGGCATCGACGGCGATCTGGTGCTCAGCTCCGAAACCGAAGAAATCTACGAGATGGTCAACGGCTGCGTGTGCTGCACCGCTGAGGTCCGCGAGGACCTGGTGCGCATCGTCCGCGAACTGGTGGCACGCCCGGTGCGGCTCGATCACATCCTGATCGAAACCAGCGGCCTGGCCGATCCGTACCCGGTAGCGCAGAGCTTCTTCATCAACGACCCGATTTCCGAAGAAGTGGAGCTGGACGCCATCGTCGCCATGGTCGACGCCAAGCACATCACCCAGCACCTGGAAGATCTGCAACTCGACGGCGCCGACAACCAGGCCGTGGACCAGATCGTCTGTGCCGATCGGATCGTCATCAACAAGATCGATCTGGTCAGCGATGCCGAAGTGGCGAGTCTGAGCGAAAAGATTCGCGGCTTGAATGCCACCGCGGATCTGGTGACCTCCAGCTACGCCGAAATCGACCTGTCGAAGATCTTCGGCGTCGGAGCGTTCGAAGCCACCCAAAAGCTGATGGAAATCGGCTCCAACCACGATCACCACGCCGATGAGCATCATCACGGCCACGACCACGATCACGATCACGACGATCTGGCGCATGAGCATGATCCCAGCGTTTCCTCCGTCGGCATCGCCGTGGATGGCGCGGTGAACCTGGGCGCCTTCCACCGCTGGATCAGCGAACTGCGCGTCCAGCAGGCCGACAACCTCTACCGCATGAAAGGCGTACTGGCGGTCGAGGATCAGGACCAGCGCTACGTGCTGCAAGGCGTGCACAGCCTCGTCGAGTTCCGCGCGTCCACCTCATGGGGCACGGAACCACGCTCCAGCAAGATCGTGTTCATCGGCCGCGACCTGGATCGTGCGGCGCTGAACCAAGGATTCGCGGCCTGTCTGGCCAGCTGA
- a CDS encoding nucleobase:cation symporter-2 family protein — translation MSSASTVSTVHPVDQILPVRQMLTLGLQHMAVSYIGAIAVPLIVASALKMSEADTVVLISTTLFCSGIATLLQCVGFWKFGVRLPILQGVAFSSVGPVIAIGSDPQVGFAGVCGAVIGAGIFTLLAAPLVGRLRRYFPPVVTGCIVTVIGLQLFPIAYEWIGGGRHASDFGAPTYLAVSVVVLATILLVNRYGGPLMRNMAVLMGMLVGAGLAYGLGMGSFHSVQEAPWLTVPYPFHFGLPTFSLIPIATMVVVMIVQMVESMGLFVAIGDIVDKPVSEKQVIGGLRANGLASTIAGMFAAFPFIAFMENVGLVILTGVRSRWVVAISGLLMCSVALVPKAGAIIASMPTAALGGAGVAMFGVVAAAGIQTLAKVDYERNRYNVLIVGFTIVAALVPVMAPTLFKQLPEWSQPFLHSSVVIACLVSVLLNAALNGVSAPDSTASKSASHTL, via the coding sequence ATGTCGTCAGCCAGTACCGTCTCCACCGTCCACCCGGTCGACCAGATACTGCCGGTCCGCCAAATGCTCACCCTCGGCCTGCAACACATGGCCGTCTCGTACATCGGCGCCATCGCCGTGCCGTTGATTGTCGCCAGCGCCTTGAAAATGTCCGAAGCCGATACCGTGGTACTGATCAGCACCACACTCTTCTGCTCCGGGATCGCCACCCTGCTGCAGTGTGTCGGCTTCTGGAAATTCGGCGTGCGCCTGCCGATCCTCCAGGGCGTGGCGTTCAGCAGCGTCGGCCCGGTCATCGCCATCGGCAGCGACCCCCAGGTGGGTTTTGCCGGGGTTTGCGGAGCGGTGATCGGCGCGGGGATCTTCACCCTGCTCGCCGCGCCGCTCGTGGGTCGATTGCGGCGGTACTTCCCGCCGGTGGTCACCGGTTGCATCGTCACGGTGATCGGCCTGCAACTCTTCCCGATCGCCTATGAATGGATCGGCGGCGGCCGCCACGCCAGCGATTTCGGCGCGCCGACCTACCTGGCCGTCTCTGTGGTGGTGCTGGCGACCATCCTGCTGGTGAACCGCTACGGCGGCCCGCTGATGCGCAACATGGCGGTGCTGATGGGCATGCTGGTGGGCGCGGGCCTGGCCTACGGACTGGGCATGGGCAGTTTCCACAGCGTTCAGGAAGCCCCCTGGCTGACCGTGCCCTACCCGTTCCACTTCGGCCTGCCGACCTTCAGCCTGATCCCGATCGCGACCATGGTGGTGGTGATGATCGTGCAGATGGTCGAATCCATGGGGCTGTTCGTCGCCATCGGCGACATCGTCGACAAGCCAGTGAGCGAGAAACAGGTGATCGGCGGCCTGCGGGCCAACGGACTGGCGAGCACCATCGCCGGAATGTTCGCAGCGTTTCCCTTCATTGCCTTCATGGAGAACGTCGGGCTGGTGATCCTCACCGGGGTGCGCAGCCGCTGGGTGGTGGCGATCAGCGGGCTGCTGATGTGCTCGGTGGCGCTGGTGCCCAAGGCCGGGGCGATCATCGCCTCGATGCCCACCGCAGCCCTCGGTGGCGCCGGGGTCGCCATGTTCGGTGTGGTCGCGGCAGCCGGGATCCAGACGCTGGCCAAGGTCGATTACGAACGCAACCGCTACAACGTCCTGATCGTCGGTTTCACCATCGTGGCCGCCCTGGTGCCGGTGATGGCGCCGACCCTGTTCAAGCAACTGCCCGAGTGGTCTCAGCCGTTCCTGCACAGCAGCGTGGTGATCGCCTGCCTGGTGTCGGTGCTGCTCAACGCGGCGCTCAACGGCGTCAGCGCCCCCGACAGTACAGCCAGCAAGTCCGCCTCCCACACCCTCTGA